In Haloarcula sp. H-GB4, a single genomic region encodes these proteins:
- a CDS encoding homoserine kinase — translation MLTVRAPATSANLGSGFDVFGVALERPADVVRLEKADRVTIEVTGAGSQYIPEDPDKNTVGAVADALDAPARIQIDKGVRPASGLGSSAASAAAAAVGLNELYDRGYSREELVPIAAKGEAVVSGDAHDDNVAPSIMGGFTIATDKGVTQVDADIPLVACLPDIVVSTRDARNVVPETARIDQMVETVGNAAALTTGMHRDDPELVGQGMHDTVVTPARAKLIDGYEQVREAALAAGATGVTISGAGPTVIAACAEENRRKIASTMLDAFGERGVDARVYQTRIGGGAEVF, via the coding sequence ATGCTGACAGTCCGGGCGCCGGCTACCAGTGCGAACCTCGGGAGCGGCTTCGACGTGTTCGGCGTTGCACTGGAGCGTCCGGCCGACGTTGTCCGTCTGGAGAAAGCCGACCGGGTGACCATCGAAGTAACCGGCGCTGGCAGCCAGTATATCCCGGAGGACCCCGACAAGAACACCGTCGGCGCGGTCGCTGACGCACTCGATGCGCCGGCACGCATTCAGATAGACAAGGGTGTCCGTCCCGCGTCGGGGCTTGGCTCCTCCGCGGCCAGCGCCGCCGCAGCGGCCGTCGGGCTGAACGAACTGTACGACCGTGGCTACTCCCGCGAGGAACTGGTCCCTATCGCCGCCAAGGGCGAGGCTGTTGTCTCTGGAGACGCCCACGACGACAACGTCGCCCCCTCGATTATGGGCGGATTCACCATCGCGACCGACAAAGGCGTCACACAGGTCGACGCCGATATCCCGCTTGTCGCGTGTCTGCCCGATATCGTCGTTTCGACGCGGGACGCGCGTAACGTCGTCCCAGAGACTGCCCGCATCGACCAGATGGTAGAGACAGTGGGTAACGCCGCGGCGCTAACGACCGGGATGCACCGCGACGACCCCGAACTCGTCGGTCAGGGGATGCACGACACCGTGGTGACACCGGCTCGCGCGAAACTCATCGACGGCTACGAACAGGTCCGCGAGGCCGCGCTGGCGGCCGGTGCGACTGGCGTCACCATCTCTGGGGCCGGTCCTACAGTCATCGCCGCGTGTGCCGAAGAAAACCGCCGAAAGATTGCGAGTACGATGCTCGACGCCTTCGGCGAACGCGGTGTCGACGCCCGCGTCTATCAGACGCGTATCGGCGGCGGCGCTGAAGTGTTCTAG
- a CDS encoding NAD(P)/FAD-dependent oxidoreductase, whose amino-acid sequence MIGVVGGGIAGLSAAYRLQQRGHEVRVFEASEDLGGLAATYETAGDPIEKFYHHLSKSEETIVDLAEELGLGDAVEWHIGENAYYVDGVVHPMDKPWEILSYPHLSLYDTFRLGMLVLDIDVRGGIPSFDTYERLEDFEDVPIEEFVVEHTTRGVYENFFEPLLDAKFGDRKDDVSAAWLLGRVKFRGERDILNGEILGYFDGGFGRLLDALVDAVGRDNIVTDTRVSEVDTSGGTVSSLTATDGTGTTVHDVDSVVVATMPNVLEALTGYTCDIDFQGTVCSVISMDEPLLDTYWLNIADEAPFGALIEHTNFVSAERYGGEHLLYVARYIQDESEAIWNQSDDEVAETWLQGIESLFPEFDRDAVNWIRTGRNPRTAPVYERGYLDMVIPYDLGDAVADGLYYAGMASRAQYPERSLNGGIVAGFECADRIARDPSAATKTDDSPLSEAQR is encoded by the coding sequence ATGATTGGCGTCGTCGGTGGCGGTATCGCCGGCCTCTCAGCAGCGTACCGGCTCCAGCAACGTGGCCACGAGGTTCGTGTGTTCGAAGCGAGTGAGGACCTCGGCGGCCTAGCAGCGACCTACGAGACGGCCGGGGACCCCATCGAGAAATTCTATCACCATCTCTCGAAATCTGAGGAAACAATCGTCGACCTCGCCGAGGAACTGGGCCTCGGTGACGCGGTCGAGTGGCACATCGGAGAGAACGCCTACTACGTCGACGGCGTCGTCCACCCCATGGACAAGCCCTGGGAAATTCTCTCGTATCCGCACCTCTCGCTGTATGATACGTTCCGGCTGGGCATGCTCGTCCTCGATATCGACGTTCGCGGCGGCATCCCTTCTTTCGACACCTACGAGCGACTGGAGGACTTCGAGGACGTGCCTATCGAGGAGTTCGTCGTCGAGCACACCACGCGGGGCGTCTACGAGAACTTCTTCGAGCCGCTGCTCGACGCGAAGTTCGGCGACCGGAAAGACGACGTGAGCGCGGCGTGGCTGCTCGGCCGTGTCAAGTTCCGCGGCGAGCGGGACATCCTGAACGGCGAGATTCTGGGCTACTTCGACGGCGGATTCGGCCGGTTACTCGACGCGCTGGTCGACGCCGTCGGCCGCGACAATATTGTCACTGACACGCGCGTCTCCGAAGTCGATACGAGCGGCGGGACTGTCTCGTCGCTGACGGCCACGGACGGAACCGGGACGACGGTTCACGATGTTGACAGCGTCGTTGTCGCGACGATGCCGAACGTACTGGAAGCCCTGACCGGCTACACCTGTGACATCGATTTTCAGGGGACAGTGTGTTCGGTCATTAGCATGGACGAACCCCTGCTGGATACGTACTGGCTGAACATTGCCGATGAGGCCCCCTTCGGCGCGCTCATCGAACACACGAACTTCGTTTCCGCGGAGCGGTACGGCGGCGAGCATCTGCTGTACGTCGCCCGCTACATTCAGGACGAATCCGAAGCCATCTGGAACCAGAGCGACGACGAGGTCGCCGAGACCTGGCTGCAGGGCATTGAATCCCTCTTCCCCGAGTTCGACCGCGATGCTGTCAACTGGATTCGGACGGGCCGCAACCCCCGGACAGCCCCGGTGTACGAGCGCGGCTATCTTGACATGGTCATTCCATACGACCTGGGCGATGCCGTCGCGGACGGCCTCTACTACGCCGGGATGGCCTCGCGTGCCCAGTACCCGGAGCGCTCGCTCAACGGCGGTATCGTCGCGGGCTTCGAGTGTGCCGACCGCATCGCACGCGACCCGTCTGCGGCGACGAAAACCGACGATTCGCCGCTTTCGGAAGCCCAACGCTGA
- a CDS encoding NAD(P)/FAD-dependent oxidoreductase, with protein sequence MSTSHVIIGDGIAGASAAETIREADPDASVTVLTDEGEALYNRILIKEFAKGKLPEAPISIHEPEWYDERDIDLQLNTHVTNIDPDAHEIQTHEGDTYEYDKLLVATGGTPAQVPVENSDADGIHHFWTFQDARGIREHADEADQGIIVGAGLLGIDLAAVCAAQEIDAKYLMRGNRWWRYALSEEGAEIIHEALEENGVEPVFESGVDHFEVDDDGKVTGAVDPDGNHYDGEWAGVAIGLDFNTEFLNGTGLELDDGIVVDEYMQTNIEDIYAAGDLTKFYDTILNSQAQNGAWGSAKEQGSVAGTNMVADAEEKEFRWVSSYSITHFDFPFLSFGHPTRGDDEAERKYSDSEWRRLAFEDGQLIGGVLIGDLSQQSTFKKLIRQERQVADKKELLLEKEVDLEEVKAQTPAPAE encoded by the coding sequence ATGAGCACGTCGCACGTAATCATCGGTGACGGCATCGCGGGTGCGTCCGCAGCCGAGACAATCCGGGAAGCGGACCCGGACGCGTCGGTCACAGTCCTGACCGACGAGGGGGAGGCACTGTATAACCGGATCCTGATCAAGGAGTTCGCCAAGGGGAAGCTGCCGGAAGCGCCGATCTCGATCCACGAGCCGGAGTGGTACGACGAGCGCGACATCGACCTCCAGTTGAACACCCACGTGACGAACATCGATCCCGATGCTCACGAGATCCAGACTCACGAGGGAGACACCTACGAATACGACAAGCTGCTGGTTGCCACGGGTGGGACGCCGGCCCAGGTCCCGGTCGAGAACAGTGATGCCGACGGCATCCACCACTTCTGGACGTTCCAGGACGCGCGTGGCATCCGTGAGCACGCTGACGAGGCCGACCAGGGTATCATCGTTGGGGCTGGACTGCTCGGCATCGACCTCGCGGCGGTCTGTGCCGCACAGGAAATTGACGCGAAGTACCTGATGCGTGGCAACCGCTGGTGGCGCTACGCGCTCTCGGAGGAGGGCGCAGAGATCATCCACGAGGCGCTCGAAGAGAACGGCGTCGAACCCGTTTTCGAGTCCGGTGTCGACCACTTCGAGGTCGACGACGACGGCAAAGTCACCGGTGCGGTCGACCCTGATGGCAACCACTACGACGGCGAATGGGCCGGCGTCGCCATTGGTCTCGACTTCAACACCGAGTTCCTCAACGGGACCGGGCTTGAACTCGACGACGGCATCGTCGTTGACGAGTACATGCAGACAAACATTGAGGACATCTACGCTGCGGGTGACCTCACCAAGTTCTACGACACCATCCTCAACTCTCAGGCGCAAAACGGCGCGTGGGGCTCGGCCAAGGAGCAAGGGTCGGTTGCCGGGACCAACATGGTCGCGGACGCCGAAGAAAAGGAGTTCCGCTGGGTCTCCTCGTACTCCATCACGCACTTTGACTTCCCGTTCCTTTCCTTCGGTCACCCGACCCGTGGCGACGACGAGGCCGAGCGGAAGTACTCCGACAGCGAGTGGCGGCGCCTCGCTTTCGAGGACGGACAGCTCATCGGCGGCGTGCTGATCGGCGACCTCTCACAGCAGTCGACGTTCAAGAAGCTCATCCGCCAGGAGCGCCAGGTCGCAGACAAGAAGGAACTACTGCTCGAAAAGGAAGTGGACCTCGAAGAAGTGAAGGCGCAGACGCCTGCGCCGGCCGAATAA
- a CDS encoding histidine kinase N-terminal 7TM domain-containing protein, with amino-acid sequence MDVDIATVAILGNAGGALIGFVVAVIAGRNRDGPGHRQYGWLALAGGCWCAISIVKIMAASPEVVETAYVIARTVSSQIIAIWIVFVLVYTGRRSWLRPSRLIPVLVMANADVLLLLLGQGRFGQATAIPITQNGVTLLAVQRGAAFATTLAISYIPVLLGYGFLIELLSRSENIYRRQTAIIGVGGALPMIVALLYDFGYTPHPVIDFTPVVFAVSMLFVGWALFRDKSLSVTTLSGDTLVDNLPDPVIALNDDCVIIDYNAAAASALDHPDPDGEPLDDLAPELVGHIERGEVFSFGDSFTYYNPQTTSLTDQSGTERGRLVVLRDVTGQQRRQDRLEALQAATQQFIEAETAEEVSEMAVEFATAVLDQNAAGVFLEDNNVLEPAVISETIENNVEEELLYGSPTDEPESKLWKTYETGEIQTVTLEQDGLEHIDNALMLPLGAHGVMAITAYGSTFATEDRRYAAILAQTTQVALDQVKRERELRQSRSSVQRRREQIEFFNGILRHSLHNAMVVIRGRAEHIRDDVPPPKQRHLDSISDWCGKLTEMSETIRDINNTVTASEAERLDTVDLNATLRRSIELLRVEYDSVSVSCELDEDYSVQANELLEEVLLSILRNAVDHNSADTPQVSILVQQAGDWLQVRIADDGPGMSDELKTKVFERGLSPDQTADGFGLYFVSVMMELYSGTLWFEDNHPTGTVAVLEFRQAVTAGEAEDNPQPDDTETAATEAQTKSHNR; translated from the coding sequence ATGGATGTCGACATCGCCACGGTCGCCATCCTCGGGAACGCGGGTGGGGCGCTCATTGGTTTTGTAGTTGCGGTTATCGCCGGTCGAAACCGAGATGGCCCCGGTCATCGCCAGTACGGCTGGCTTGCGCTGGCTGGCGGATGCTGGTGTGCCATCTCCATTGTGAAAATCATGGCCGCTAGTCCTGAAGTGGTAGAGACGGCCTACGTGATAGCCCGAACCGTCTCCTCGCAGATAATCGCTATTTGGATTGTTTTTGTGCTTGTCTACACCGGTCGCCGCTCGTGGCTCCGCCCATCCCGCCTCATTCCGGTCCTCGTTATGGCGAACGCAGACGTGCTGCTGCTGTTGCTTGGTCAGGGCCGCTTCGGTCAGGCGACGGCTATCCCCATCACTCAGAACGGCGTGACGCTGCTCGCTGTTCAGCGTGGGGCTGCCTTCGCGACTACTCTGGCAATCTCTTATATCCCGGTGCTGCTCGGGTACGGATTTCTCATTGAATTACTGTCACGTTCAGAAAACATCTACCGGCGTCAGACTGCGATAATCGGAGTCGGAGGTGCCTTACCGATGATTGTCGCCCTGCTGTACGACTTCGGATACACGCCCCATCCCGTTATCGATTTCACCCCGGTTGTGTTCGCCGTCAGTATGCTGTTTGTCGGCTGGGCGCTATTCAGGGACAAATCCCTGTCTGTGACGACGCTGTCGGGTGATACCCTCGTCGACAACCTCCCCGACCCGGTCATCGCGCTCAACGACGACTGCGTTATTATCGATTACAACGCCGCGGCGGCCAGCGCGCTGGATCATCCGGACCCTGACGGAGAGCCACTCGACGACCTTGCCCCAGAGCTCGTTGGCCACATCGAGCGCGGCGAAGTATTCTCGTTTGGGGATTCATTCACCTACTACAACCCACAGACGACGAGCCTCACCGATCAGTCCGGGACGGAGCGCGGTCGCCTCGTCGTGCTCAGGGATGTCACCGGACAACAGCGCCGGCAGGACCGACTCGAAGCGTTACAGGCCGCGACCCAGCAGTTTATCGAGGCAGAGACCGCCGAGGAAGTCTCGGAGATGGCCGTCGAGTTCGCGACGGCCGTTCTCGACCAGAACGCGGCGGGCGTGTTTCTCGAAGACAATAACGTTCTTGAACCGGCTGTCATCAGCGAAACGATCGAAAATAACGTCGAGGAAGAACTGCTGTACGGGTCGCCGACGGATGAGCCCGAAAGCAAACTCTGGAAGACGTACGAAACCGGTGAAATACAGACTGTCACGCTGGAGCAGGACGGACTCGAACATATCGACAACGCGCTTATGCTGCCGCTTGGCGCCCACGGCGTGATGGCAATCACCGCATACGGTAGCACCTTCGCTACGGAAGACAGGCGATACGCTGCGATTCTCGCACAGACGACGCAGGTGGCTCTCGACCAGGTCAAGCGCGAGCGCGAACTCCGCCAGAGTCGGAGTTCGGTCCAGCGACGCCGCGAACAGATAGAGTTCTTCAACGGCATCCTCAGACACTCGCTACACAACGCGATGGTCGTCATCCGCGGCCGCGCGGAGCACATCAGAGATGATGTCCCGCCACCGAAACAGCGGCATCTCGACAGCATCAGCGACTGGTGTGGGAAGCTCACGGAAATGAGCGAAACGATCCGGGACATCAACAACACGGTGACAGCGAGTGAAGCCGAGCGGCTGGATACCGTCGACCTCAACGCCACGCTCCGTCGCTCAATTGAGTTGCTCCGGGTCGAGTACGATTCGGTATCGGTTTCCTGCGAACTGGACGAGGATTACAGCGTGCAGGCGAACGAACTGCTCGAAGAGGTCCTCTTGAGCATCCTCCGGAACGCGGTCGACCACAACAGCGCCGACACCCCACAGGTATCCATATTGGTCCAGCAGGCCGGTGACTGGCTCCAGGTCCGCATCGCTGACGACGGCCCGGGCATGAGTGACGAATTAAAGACGAAAGTGTTCGAGCGCGGGCTCTCACCCGACCAGACCGCCGACGGGTTCGGCCTCTACTTCGTCTCGGTCATGATGGAGCTGTACAGCGGGACGCTCTGGTTCGAAGACAACCACCCGACGGGGACGGTCGCTGTTCTCGAATTCCGGCAGGCGGTGACGGCCGGCGAGGCCGAAGACAACCCACAGCCCGACGACACCGAGACGGCGGCGACCGAAGCGCAAACTAAATCCCACAACCGCTGA
- a CDS encoding DUF5815 family protein: MAEPRVPGGRESELELACGELVDTHDLHLGMREFACDCGQTHGVVLDPHPLARFVPEFLTEVLHATIETNDDYDEFTTVHLMGVVMEEFPEKVVAADTSEDGSVGFSLAWVSDFDSRRLHEIVVELLVELMEHAISHAEDDDVMAEFEEQMLQFDVDAFVEQYRDERNFDGRSDTAI, from the coding sequence ATGGCTGAACCGCGCGTGCCCGGCGGGCGCGAGTCCGAACTCGAACTGGCCTGTGGCGAACTCGTCGACACGCATGACCTCCATCTGGGGATGCGGGAGTTCGCGTGTGACTGCGGGCAGACTCACGGCGTCGTGCTAGACCCGCACCCACTAGCACGGTTCGTTCCGGAGTTTCTCACTGAGGTGCTACACGCGACTATCGAGACCAATGACGACTACGACGAGTTCACCACCGTCCATCTGATGGGCGTCGTCATGGAGGAGTTCCCCGAGAAGGTCGTCGCCGCCGACACCAGCGAGGATGGGTCGGTCGGCTTCTCGCTGGCATGGGTGAGTGACTTCGACTCCCGCCGTCTTCACGAAATCGTCGTCGAACTGCTCGTGGAACTGATGGAACACGCTATCAGCCACGCCGAGGACGACGACGTGATGGCGGAGTTCGAGGAGCAGATGCTCCAGTTCGACGTTGACGCATTTGTTGAGCAGTACCGCGACGAGCGGAACTTTGACGGCCGATCTGATACCGCGATCTGA
- a CDS encoding DUF6149 family protein gives MKIYQNPRHWASKKALTTPGVRSVANYGLVKLHTKIFLGKADEAHREERRDHLDDFFDATMDTYVAALQADYSEAEAREITHIQANFDFYNHGWTEMMEFPADELEAHYERYADFFDAHGITIDDPLGAFRPADGVADAPSTPERLDEPEHPHAVGGFADDVYVETEDGEMVVGGGREEPDDVSPTDAPVIDEDDVESAAGD, from the coding sequence ATGAAAATCTACCAGAACCCGCGCCACTGGGCAAGCAAGAAGGCGCTGACCACACCCGGTGTCCGGTCGGTGGCCAACTACGGGCTGGTGAAACTCCACACCAAGATCTTCCTCGGGAAGGCTGACGAGGCTCACCGAGAGGAGCGGCGCGACCACCTCGATGATTTCTTCGACGCCACGATGGACACCTACGTGGCCGCGCTGCAGGCAGACTACTCGGAGGCCGAGGCTCGGGAAATCACTCACATTCAGGCGAACTTCGACTTCTACAACCACGGCTGGACGGAGATGATGGAGTTCCCGGCTGACGAACTCGAAGCCCACTACGAGCGGTACGCGGACTTCTTCGACGCGCACGGCATCACCATCGACGACCCGCTCGGGGCGTTCCGGCCGGCCGACGGCGTCGCAGATGCGCCGTCGACACCAGAGCGACTGGACGAGCCGGAACATCCCCACGCCGTCGGTGGCTTTGCCGACGACGTTTACGTCGAAACCGAGGACGGGGAGATGGTCGTCGGCGGCGGCCGCGAGGAACCGGACGACGTGAGCCCGACCGACGCGCCGGTCATCGACGAGGACGACGTGGAAAGCGCGGCCGGCGACTGA